A genomic window from Candidatus Krumholzibacteriota bacterium includes:
- a CDS encoding sigma-70 family RNA polymerase sigma factor, with protein sequence MIQEGPDSEAGRSAAEALFGRYRRRVYLMCYRYVGEHERALDMSQEVLLKAYEAIGRYRHTSEFSCWLFTIARNRCLNALRSVRLWDCSEADPESLPGGWILPDRDVEEREDEERMLELIRKTLDPLEQRAVWLRCFEKVPVDEITELLGIESASGARGVLQTSRRKLRAAMNKG encoded by the coding sequence ATGATACAGGAGGGCCCGGACTCCGAGGCGGGCAGGTCGGCGGCGGAGGCGCTTTTCGGCCGGTACAGGCGGCGGGTCTACCTGATGTGCTACCGCTACGTCGGCGAGCACGAACGCGCGCTCGACATGAGCCAGGAAGTCCTGCTGAAGGCCTACGAGGCCATCGGCAGGTACCGGCACACTTCGGAGTTCTCCTGCTGGCTGTTCACGATCGCGCGCAACCGGTGCCTCAATGCGCTCCGATCGGTCAGGCTGTGGGACTGCAGCGAAGCCGACCCGGAGTCGCTGCCCGGCGGCTGGATCCTGCCCGACCGGGACGTCGAGGAACGGGAGGACGAGGAGAGGATGCTCGAGCTGATCAGGAAGACGCTTGATCCCCTCGAGCAGCGGGCCGTCTGGCTGCGGTGTTTCGAGAAGGTGCCGGTCGACGAGATCACCGAGCTGCTCGGCATCGAATCGGCTTCGGGCGCCCGGGGTGTCTTGCAGACATCCAGGCGCAAGTTGCGCGCCGCCATGAACAAGGGATAA
- a CDS encoding tetratricopeptide repeat protein: MLLCFLLAFVTLGTAAAEAAARPPGLSLPAVDSLFAAGRYDTVAAAIPGMLETARSSGDSAAVVHLLVLQGRMELAWDARRAEATLEAARLTAEAAGDTAGWSDALGFKSIATAFLGRYEESVELNGKRLALCVRSGDLAGEAWARTGLGYVYLKTGRFEEAESEYARAAGVFERGGRTHEQLIALVGLGRALNARKRPDAARDVYRRVLETSIEIDDTARRSEALNNLGNLEYHYGDMAVAAQYLQRAYELNLSIGDGRGAIVPATNVALAKSYLGQYSDAAAILLEALERCETRGYRDLAGMVLCTLGQVRLSQGRTNESARIYRRALALGEGLSRKQRDDAAYGLARALASSGKADSAAAVLVDALDNGMLAEFEPGMGQYLSRCLRRLGRNEEALARALAAVDAARRTGSLEDRFLTSLELCAAYRATGDPRESRDWYLRSVDTLEDFRLSTGALEWREAHGRIRDLVDVGRVLLEYPPEDSFETRAAALFDLLQRFKARTLAERMTARGQRRTENEEAGPVQTIRLSALMEEVLQPGDLFVDFAVGDSVTFLFAVDSRSFRLVELPGRDSGLAEKISFFLEGLDRPPGSDGGVDISAEETARIGASVSRLLLGEVDNMVHSAKRILISPDSYLSAVPFGVLPAPGPDRARLLMDAYEIEYLPSATVLALLRDRPAGRGDRASAGGIVALLPAGDAGMKGAAKEVSTIARMLEGVTIREGKPDLDSLGAGTDGFEVFHVAAHFVANNEKPWFSGILLGAGPREAAGPSGTGVGSGEGAGVPVDPYLRAKDIAARTIPAKLAVLSGCESALGRASSGEGVLGLTSAFLSAGVPVVVSTSWPVDDDVTATLMSAFYRGLAAGSPVSIALTFAKKEIRSDPRTSHPFYWAGFVVVGDGSLAVDIRPSDPRLPVPVLTVILFMLSVIVLVWFKLDASRRESGGQV, from the coding sequence TTGCTGCTGTGCTTCCTCCTCGCGTTTGTCACCCTCGGCACGGCGGCGGCGGAGGCTGCCGCGCGACCGCCCGGATTGTCGCTGCCGGCCGTCGACAGCCTCTTCGCTGCGGGTCGGTACGATACGGTCGCCGCGGCGATACCGGGGATGCTGGAAACGGCAAGATCTTCGGGCGATTCGGCGGCTGTCGTCCATCTGCTCGTCCTGCAGGGACGGATGGAGCTCGCATGGGATGCTCGCAGGGCCGAAGCGACCCTCGAGGCCGCCCGCCTGACGGCCGAGGCCGCGGGCGACACGGCGGGCTGGTCGGACGCCCTCGGATTCAAGAGCATCGCGACCGCCTTCCTCGGCAGGTACGAGGAGAGCGTCGAGCTCAACGGGAAACGGCTGGCCCTGTGCGTGCGCTCCGGCGACCTCGCCGGGGAAGCGTGGGCGAGGACCGGCCTCGGATACGTCTACCTCAAGACGGGCCGGTTCGAGGAAGCAGAATCCGAGTATGCCAGGGCAGCCGGGGTGTTCGAGCGCGGCGGCCGGACACACGAACAGCTGATCGCCCTGGTCGGTCTCGGACGGGCCCTCAACGCGCGCAAGCGCCCGGACGCGGCCCGCGACGTCTACCGGCGGGTCCTGGAGACGAGCATCGAGATCGACGACACGGCGCGCCGGTCCGAAGCCCTCAACAACCTGGGCAACCTCGAATACCATTACGGCGACATGGCCGTCGCCGCCCAGTACTTGCAGCGCGCCTACGAGTTGAACCTCTCCATCGGCGACGGGCGTGGGGCGATCGTCCCCGCCACCAATGTCGCCCTGGCCAAGTCCTACCTCGGCCAGTACAGCGACGCGGCGGCGATACTGCTGGAAGCGCTGGAGAGATGCGAGACGCGAGGGTACCGGGACCTCGCCGGCATGGTCCTCTGCACGCTGGGTCAGGTCCGGCTTTCCCAGGGCCGGACCAATGAATCGGCCCGCATCTATCGACGGGCGCTCGCCCTCGGGGAGGGGCTCAGCCGCAAGCAGCGCGACGATGCCGCATACGGTCTCGCCCGCGCGCTGGCATCGAGCGGAAAGGCCGATTCCGCGGCCGCCGTCCTGGTCGACGCGCTCGACAACGGAATGCTCGCCGAGTTCGAACCGGGCATGGGGCAATATCTCTCGCGGTGCCTCCGCCGGCTGGGCAGAAACGAGGAGGCCCTCGCACGGGCCCTGGCGGCGGTGGACGCGGCACGGCGCACCGGGTCGCTCGAGGACCGCTTTTTGACATCCCTCGAGCTGTGCGCCGCCTACAGGGCGACCGGTGACCCGCGCGAGTCGCGCGACTGGTATCTCCGCTCCGTGGACACGCTCGAGGACTTCAGGCTGAGCACGGGCGCCCTCGAGTGGCGGGAAGCGCACGGCCGGATCCGCGACCTCGTCGACGTCGGCCGCGTGCTGCTCGAATACCCGCCGGAGGACTCGTTCGAGACACGGGCCGCCGCCCTCTTCGACCTGCTGCAGCGGTTCAAGGCCCGCACGCTCGCCGAGCGGATGACGGCGCGCGGACAGCGCCGCACCGAGAATGAGGAGGCAGGGCCGGTCCAGACGATACGGCTGTCCGCCCTCATGGAAGAGGTCCTGCAGCCGGGGGATCTCTTCGTCGATTTCGCGGTCGGCGATTCGGTCACCTTCCTCTTCGCCGTCGATTCCCGCTCGTTCCGGCTCGTCGAATTGCCCGGACGCGATTCGGGTCTCGCCGAAAAGATATCATTCTTTCTGGAAGGGCTTGACAGACCGCCCGGATCCGATGGCGGCGTCGATATATCCGCGGAAGAGACGGCCCGCATCGGCGCGTCCGTCTCTCGCCTCCTCCTCGGCGAGGTGGACAACATGGTGCACTCGGCGAAACGGATACTGATCTCTCCCGACTCGTACCTCAGCGCCGTCCCCTTCGGCGTCCTGCCGGCGCCCGGACCCGATCGCGCCCGCCTGCTGATGGATGCGTACGAGATCGAGTACCTGCCGTCCGCCACGGTCCTGGCTCTCCTTCGCGACCGTCCCGCCGGCCGGGGGGACCGCGCGTCTGCGGGCGGCATCGTCGCGCTGCTGCCGGCTGGAGACGCCGGGATGAAGGGGGCGGCGAAAGAGGTTTCGACCATCGCCCGGATGCTCGAAGGCGTCACGATACGGGAGGGGAAACCGGATCTGGATTCGCTTGGAGCGGGCACGGACGGATTCGAGGTCTTTCACGTCGCGGCCCATTTCGTGGCGAATAACGAGAAACCATGGTTCTCCGGGATACTGCTCGGGGCGGGGCCGCGGGAAGCGGCGGGGCCGTCCGGCACGGGCGTCGGCAGCGGCGAAGGCGCAGGCGTGCCCGTCGATCCCTACCTGCGGGCGAAGGACATCGCCGCCCGCACCATACCGGCGAAGCTCGCCGTTTTGTCGGGATGCGAATCGGCCCTCGGACGCGCCAGCAGCGGTGAAGGGGTGCTGGGCCTGACCTCGGCCTTCCTCAGCGCGGGTGTACCCGTCGTGGTGTCGACCTCATGGCCCGTCGACGACGACGTCACGGCGACGCTCATGTCGGCGTTCTACCGGGGACTCGCCGCCGGCAGTCCGGTCTCCATCGCCCTCACCTTCGCGAAGAAAGAGATACGAAGCGATCCCCGCACGAGTCATCCCTTCTACTGGGCGGGATTCGTCGTGGTCGGCGACGGCTCGCTCGCGGTGGATATCCGCCCTTCCGATCCCCGTCTTCCGGTCCCGGTTCTCACGGTAATCCTTTTCATGCTGTCGGTGATCGTGCTTGTATGGTTCAAACTCGATGCCTCGAGAAGAGAATCCGGCGGCCAGGTGTGA